The proteins below are encoded in one region of bacterium:
- a CDS encoding isocitrate/isopropylmalate dehydrogenase family protein has protein sequence MAKHSIAWLPGDGVGVEVMEAARICLDALEFDAEYTHGDIGWEFWKSEGNALPDRTLKILSQTECALFGAITSKPRDEANAELDPSLRGKGYDYFSPIVRLRQELNLHTNIRPTKAYPGNPLNYKEGIDIVVFRENTEGMYGGVEFHPLPQSVFDAISAANKKMKKFGDYGLDNLAVTLRIMSRQGCRSITKEAFKFAKRHGRRSVTVCDKPNVLRETGGLMVRTAREVAKEYPSIPLYETNIDAQCMWLVKNPFDYDIIVAENMFGDILSDLCAQLVGGLGFAAAGNIGDTYAVFEPTHGSAPKYTGMYKVNPIATFLAAKMMLDWLGETEKAVRLENAIAAVIADGKVRTYDMGGKSTTIEMANAVVEKLKARVAVA, from the coding sequence ATGGCAAAACATTCAATCGCATGGCTTCCCGGCGACGGCGTCGGCGTCGAAGTAATGGAAGCGGCACGCATTTGTTTAGACGCACTTGAATTCGACGCGGAATACACCCACGGCGACATCGGCTGGGAATTCTGGAAGAGCGAAGGCAATGCCCTTCCCGACCGCACGCTGAAAATCCTCTCCCAGACCGAATGCGCGCTGTTCGGCGCCATCACCTCCAAGCCCCGCGACGAAGCCAACGCCGAACTCGACCCGTCCCTGCGCGGCAAGGGCTATGACTATTTTTCGCCCATCGTCCGCCTCCGCCAGGAACTTAACCTGCACACCAATATCCGGCCCACCAAGGCCTATCCGGGCAACCCGCTGAACTACAAAGAAGGCATCGACATCGTCGTCTTCCGCGAGAATACCGAAGGCATGTACGGCGGCGTGGAGTTCCATCCTCTGCCGCAAAGCGTCTTCGATGCCATTTCCGCCGCCAACAAGAAGATGAAGAAGTTCGGTGACTACGGCCTCGATAATCTGGCGGTGACGCTCCGTATCATGTCCCGTCAGGGCTGCCGCAGTATCACCAAGGAAGCCTTCAAGTTCGCCAAGCGTCACGGCCGCCGCAGCGTCACCGTCTGCGACAAGCCCAACGTGCTGCGCGAGACCGGCGGCCTGATGGTCCGCACCGCGCGCGAAGTCGCCAAGGAATACCCCAGCATCCCGCTGTACGAAACCAACATCGACGCGCAGTGCATGTGGCTGGTCAAGAATCCCTTCGACTACGATATCATCGTGGCGGAAAATATGTTCGGTGATATTCTCTCCGATCTGTGCGCGCAGCTCGTCGGCGGCCTCGGCTTTGCGGCCGCGGGCAACATCGGCGACACCTACGCCGTGTTCGAACCGACCCACGGCAGCGCGCCGAAATATACCGGCATGTACAAGGTCAACCCCATTGCCACGTTCCTCGCCGCCAAGATGATGCTGGACTGGCTGGGCGAGACCGAAAAGGCCGTGCGGCTGGAAAACGCCATCGCCGCGGTGATCGCCGACGGCAAGGTCCGCACCTATGACATGGGCGGCAAGTCCACCACCATCGAAATGGCCAACGCCGTTGTAGAGAAACTCAAAGCGCGCGTCGCGGTTGCCTGA
- a CDS encoding ABC transporter permease: MIRRLFTLVGKDFRIFVADPVAMGLGFIVPAVMILVFGLVFGRSGDALSEMTVLAVNEDQGPAGKRLLRALDDLDEIEIVQKAKADSSLLDSVSARQRVERGANSVALIVPRDFSDGLKSGQVRLSMLQDPRDPLASGIVSGLLQRQVFSAFPGLMPISMMNQSAFGADSLIQKSFNGDIRRAIEKNFGFTFPDTLDVGKMFPEQMVLGSDPDSSKKADTSGFSFDKALSGMFKIKNEAVVGQNIVNPGIAQSVAGPAVMFLLFAVGAIAASLLREMRDGTASRLRVTGVSPGEMLFSKYLYAVLLGSTQLAVMMVYGRLIFGLNVMAHPLALLLMIVVTALATSSLGLIIAAFSRTEEQASGLQVTIILAMSAIGGAMIPSFLMPQAIRNLAVITPVHWAMQGFLNIFWRDHGLGGILTECGMLLGMAALLVTVSVVVFYKRLQTELS; this comes from the coding sequence TTGATCCGCCGTCTCTTCACTCTGGTCGGCAAGGACTTTCGCATTTTTGTTGCCGATCCTGTGGCCATGGGCCTCGGCTTCATCGTGCCCGCCGTCATGATCCTGGTCTTCGGTCTGGTCTTTGGCCGCTCGGGCGACGCCCTCAGCGAGATGACCGTGCTGGCCGTCAATGAAGATCAGGGCCCCGCGGGAAAACGGCTGCTGCGCGCACTCGATGATCTGGATGAAATCGAGATCGTGCAGAAAGCAAAGGCGGACTCGTCGCTGCTCGACAGCGTTTCGGCAAGGCAGCGGGTGGAGCGCGGTGCCAACAGCGTGGCCCTCATCGTCCCGCGCGACTTTTCCGATGGCCTGAAGAGCGGTCAGGTGCGCCTTAGCATGCTGCAGGACCCGCGTGATCCCTTGGCATCGGGCATCGTCTCCGGCCTGTTGCAGCGGCAGGTCTTCTCCGCCTTTCCCGGTCTCATGCCCATAAGCATGATGAATCAGTCCGCGTTCGGCGCGGATTCCCTGATCCAGAAGAGCTTCAACGGCGACATTCGCCGCGCCATCGAGAAAAATTTCGGCTTCACGTTTCCCGATACGCTCGATGTCGGCAAGATGTTCCCCGAGCAGATGGTGCTCGGCAGCGATCCGGACTCGAGCAAAAAGGCCGATACCTCGGGCTTCAGCTTCGACAAGGCCTTAAGCGGCATGTTCAAGATCAAAAATGAAGCCGTCGTCGGCCAGAACATCGTCAATCCCGGCATTGCCCAGAGCGTCGCCGGCCCCGCCGTTATGTTTCTGCTGTTTGCCGTCGGTGCCATCGCTGCGTCGCTGCTGCGCGAAATGCGCGACGGCACGGCCAGCCGCCTGCGCGTCACCGGCGTCTCGCCCGGCGAGATGCTCTTCTCCAAATACCTTTACGCGGTGCTGCTGGGCAGCACGCAGCTCGCCGTCATGATGGTCTATGGCCGTCTCATTTTCGGGCTGAACGTCATGGCGCATCCGCTGGCGCTGCTGCTGATGATTGTCGTTACCGCCCTCGCCACCAGCAGCCTCGGTCTGATCATCGCCGCCTTCAGCCGCACCGAAGAACAGGCCAGCGGCCTTCAGGTGACGATTATTCTGGCCATGTCGGCCATCGGCGGGGCCATGATCCCCAGCTTCCTCATGCCGCAGGCCATTCGCAATCTGGCGGTCATCACGCCGGTGCATTGGGCCATGCAGGGCTTTCTGAATATCTTCTGGCGCGACCACGGCCTCGGCGGCATTCTCACCGAGTGCGGAATGCTGCTGGGCATGGCCGCGCTGCTCGTAACGGTTTCCGTCGTTGTGTTCTACAAGCGGTTGCAAACAGAACTGAGTTAA
- a CDS encoding ABC transporter ATP-binding protein yields MSAVLAKGLRKSFGNVTALGGVDLDIQSGEFYGLLGPNGAGKTTLLRILSGLLQPDDGQLTIASAPNGMRAIGVVPQEIALYDVLTARQNLEVFGSLSGLRGGALSSRIRTVLDAVGLEDRATHKVKTFSGGMKRRLNLAVGLLADPPILLLDEPTVGVDPQSRARIFTLLHDLHAAGKTLIYTTHYMEEAERLCRRIGIIDHGALLAEGTLSELLSLVKTPRVVRVHGAKAALPRLDSVTSVAEGDHVDYIPQRTQDLGDIVTRLHGSNVPFDRLEITGPNLEALFLQLTGKELRN; encoded by the coding sequence ATGAGCGCCGTCCTTGCCAAAGGTCTTCGCAAATCTTTCGGGAATGTGACCGCGCTGGGCGGCGTGGATCTGGACATTCAGAGCGGCGAATTCTACGGCCTGCTCGGACCCAACGGAGCGGGGAAGACCACGCTGCTGAGAATCCTCTCCGGTCTGCTTCAGCCGGACGATGGACAGTTGACCATCGCTTCCGCTCCCAACGGGATGCGCGCCATCGGCGTCGTCCCGCAGGAGATCGCGCTCTACGACGTGCTCACCGCGCGCCAGAATCTTGAAGTCTTCGGTTCGCTCTCCGGACTGCGCGGCGGCGCGCTGTCCTCGCGCATCCGCACGGTGCTGGACGCCGTGGGACTGGAGGACCGCGCGACCCACAAGGTCAAAACCTTTTCCGGCGGCATGAAACGGCGGCTGAACCTTGCCGTGGGGCTGCTGGCCGATCCGCCCATTCTGTTGCTCGATGAACCCACCGTCGGCGTGGACCCGCAATCGCGCGCCCGCATCTTCACGCTGCTGCATGATCTTCATGCCGCGGGCAAAACGCTGATCTATACCACGCACTACATGGAAGAGGCCGAACGCCTCTGCCGCCGCATCGGCATCATTGATCACGGTGCGCTGCTGGCCGAAGGCACCCTCAGCGAACTCCTGTCGCTGGTGAAGACGCCGCGGGTCGTGCGCGTGCACGGCGCCAAGGCGGCGCTGCCGCGGCTCGATTCCGTCACCAGCGTGGCGGAAGGAGACCATGTGGATTACATTCCACAGCGCACGCAGGATCTCGGTGACATCGTGACGCGCCTTCATGGCAGCAACGTCCCCTTCGACCGCCTCGAAATCACCGGACCGAATCTCGAAGCGCTCTTTCTGCAATTGACCGGAAAGGAGCTGCGCAATTGA
- a CDS encoding RsmD family RNA methyltransferase produces the protein MAVRLSSGSKRNSHHGELRPTAARTLQSVFGMLTDEIENRRVLDLFAGVGSYGVMALRQGAAQAVFVDKSHESEKRMMRVIEKFHLEDRAFIFREDVSHFLHKSDRWMEPFDLIFADPPYSDVLPARVIEEILDAGMLLHGGVLVFEHSRRNAPPDIPPLVLRKSRIFGETTVSIWDMP, from the coding sequence GTGGCTGTTCGACTTTCCTCCGGTTCCAAACGCAATAGTCATCACGGAGAGCTTCGCCCGACGGCGGCGCGCACGCTGCAATCGGTGTTCGGCATGCTCACCGATGAGATCGAAAATCGCCGCGTGCTCGATCTGTTTGCCGGAGTCGGCTCCTATGGAGTCATGGCCCTGCGGCAGGGAGCGGCGCAGGCGGTGTTCGTGGACAAATCCCACGAATCCGAAAAACGGATGATGCGCGTCATCGAGAAGTTCCACCTCGAAGACCGCGCCTTCATTTTTCGTGAAGATGTGTCCCATTTTCTCCATAAATCCGACCGCTGGATGGAGCCCTTCGACCTGATCTTCGCCGACCCTCCCTACTCGGACGTCCTGCCCGCGCGGGTGATCGAGGAAATTCTCGACGCCGGAATGCTGCTGCACGGCGGCGTGCTGGTCTTCGAACATTCCCGCCGCAACGCTCCGCCGGATATTCCGCCGCTGGTCCTGCGCAAATCGCGCATCTTCGGCGAAACCACCGTCAGCATCTGGGACATGCCATGA
- a CDS encoding helix-hairpin-helix domain-containing protein has protein sequence MIGNFGFRPRTMLWLLGIAFAAGLGTRVVQEIRHKPVQYPLTVVENDVAAQDLKRRADSIMAARFAAQNAPIDINTATATDFERLDGIGPVLAARMVQYREQHGHFASVDQLDDVPGIGPKRLAAIRDKCIVGTEENRK, from the coding sequence ATGATCGGTAATTTCGGCTTCCGCCCGCGTACCATGCTCTGGTTGCTCGGCATCGCCTTCGCCGCGGGGCTGGGAACCCGTGTGGTGCAGGAGATCCGTCACAAACCCGTGCAGTATCCGCTGACGGTCGTCGAAAATGACGTCGCGGCGCAGGACCTGAAACGGCGCGCCGATTCCATCATGGCGGCGCGGTTCGCCGCGCAGAACGCGCCCATTGACATCAACACTGCCACCGCAACGGACTTCGAGCGGCTCGACGGCATCGGCCCGGTGCTCGCCGCGCGCATGGTGCAGTACCGCGAGCAGCACGGGCACTTTGCCTCGGTCGACCAACTCGATGATGTGCCCGGCATCGGTCCCAAACGCCTCGCCGCCATCCGCGACAAATGCATAGTGGGCACGGAAGAAAATCGAAAATAG
- the dnaJ gene encoding molecular chaperone DnaJ: protein MANKRDYYEVLGVNRDASADDIKKAYRALAMQYHPDRNKGDAAAEEKFKEVGEAYAVLSDQQKRAQYDRFGQAGMGMGAGAGAPGGGGGYGGFEFDLSDALRQFMEGGMFGGGFGQQRGGGGPARVRGTDLQVKLNLSLEEIATGVQKKLKVKRYQACAECGGSGARKGTQRKTCPTCHGTGQVRQVSNTFLGQFVNIQICPQCHGEGKITSDPCPVCKGDGRVREETVVTVDIPAGVSAGQYLTLRNEGNAGPHGGPSGDLVVVIDELPHEYFTRDGDNIIYVLPLTIPQAILGDEVEVPTLTGRARLKIDPGTEPGRILRMRGKGLPSLNGYRAGDELVEIRLMVPKRMNAREKEMINELRNSDNFRTPTGEKSFFKRSRETSGT from the coding sequence ATGGCGAACAAGCGAGATTATTACGAAGTTTTGGGCGTGAACCGCGACGCGAGCGCCGACGACATCAAGAAGGCCTACCGCGCCCTGGCAATGCAGTACCACCCCGACCGCAACAAGGGGGATGCCGCTGCTGAGGAGAAGTTCAAAGAGGTGGGCGAAGCTTACGCCGTGCTCTCCGATCAACAGAAACGCGCCCAGTATGACCGCTTCGGACAGGCGGGCATGGGCATGGGTGCCGGCGCGGGCGCTCCCGGTGGCGGCGGTGGCTACGGCGGCTTCGAGTTCGACCTGTCGGATGCTCTGCGCCAGTTCATGGAAGGCGGCATGTTCGGCGGCGGCTTCGGCCAGCAGCGCGGCGGCGGCGGTCCGGCCCGCGTGCGCGGCACCGATCTTCAGGTGAAGCTCAACCTCAGCCTTGAGGAGATCGCCACCGGCGTGCAAAAGAAGCTGAAGGTCAAACGCTATCAGGCCTGCGCCGAGTGCGGCGGCAGCGGCGCCAGGAAGGGCACCCAGCGCAAAACCTGTCCCACCTGCCACGGCACCGGACAGGTGCGGCAGGTGTCCAACACGTTTCTCGGACAGTTTGTCAATATTCAGATCTGCCCTCAGTGCCATGGTGAAGGCAAAATCACTTCCGATCCCTGCCCCGTCTGCAAGGGCGACGGACGTGTGCGCGAAGAGACCGTCGTCACGGTGGACATCCCCGCAGGTGTCTCCGCCGGGCAATATCTGACGCTGCGTAACGAAGGCAATGCCGGACCGCACGGCGGGCCTTCGGGTGATCTTGTGGTGGTGATCGACGAACTGCCGCACGAATATTTCACGCGTGACGGCGACAACATCATCTACGTGCTGCCGCTCACCATTCCGCAGGCTATCCTTGGTGACGAGGTGGAAGTGCCGACCCTCACCGGGCGTGCCCGCTTGAAAATTGATCCGGGCACCGAGCCGGGCCGCATTCTGCGCATGCGCGGCAAAGGTCTGCCGTCGCTTAACGGCTACCGCGCCGGTGATGAACTGGTGGAAATCCGGCTGATGGTCCCCAAGCGGATGAACGCCCGCGAAAAAGAGATGATCAACGAACTGCGGAACTCGGACAATTTCCGCACGCCCACGGGCGAAAAGAGTTTCTTCAAACGTTCCCGGGAAACCTCAGGCACATGA
- a CDS encoding DUF4337 domain-containing protein has protein sequence MADEPKAAWLNWLAITTIIFSACATLSTFKGGGYSTKSVLAQTSASNQWAYFQSKSVKQHTCELQRDAFEMQLLQVSDSGIAHTYQTRLADLQKDIDRYNKEKNQISDSAKALEQAKVDFQQHSGRFGLAVVYLQVAIMFSALAALIKKKYVWVLGVVVGAFGLLNFVNGILATMK, from the coding sequence ATGGCAGACGAACCAAAGGCGGCGTGGCTGAACTGGCTCGCCATCACGACGATTATCTTTTCGGCGTGCGCAACTCTTTCCACCTTCAAAGGCGGTGGATATTCTACCAAATCGGTGCTGGCCCAGACCAGTGCTTCCAATCAGTGGGCATACTTCCAGTCCAAGAGCGTCAAGCAGCACACCTGTGAATTGCAGCGCGACGCCTTCGAAATGCAGCTTCTGCAAGTGTCCGATTCGGGCATTGCGCACACCTACCAGACACGGCTTGCCGATCTGCAAAAGGACATCGATCGCTACAACAAAGAGAAGAATCAGATCAGCGACAGTGCCAAGGCACTGGAGCAGGCTAAGGTTGACTTTCAGCAGCACAGCGGGCGCTTCGGCCTTGCCGTGGTCTATCTGCAGGTTGCCATTATGTTCTCCGCCCTCGCTGCCCTGATCAAGAAGAAATACGTGTGGGTGCTGGGCGTAGTGGTAGGCGCTTTTGGCCTGCTGAATTTTGTGAACGGCATCCTGGCGACAATGAAATAG